The following is a genomic window from Pedobacter sp. KBS0701.
CAGCTTGTCATGGGATGGAAAAGACGATAACGGGAAATTGGTAAAAGCAGGCATTTACACTGTTTTTATTGAAGTTGCCCGCGAGCATGGCACTTACCAGGTGATTGCTAAAGAAATGAAATTTACAGGCTCGGCCCAAAAAGTAGAATTAACGCCAAATACAGAACTAACATCAGCATCTCTTGACTACAGAAAAATCGGAACCGCAAAAAAATAAGATAACGGTTGCACCTGGCGGACTGGGTAAAAAACAGGTTAAAAAAGAGATCGGTAAGGGTAAGGCTAAAAAGCGTTTAGCTGGTTTATCTCGCTGGTTGCACATTTACTTATCAATGGTGAGTTTTACGATTCTGCTATTCTTTGCAGTATCGGGCTTAACTTTAAATCATGCAGATTGGTTTACATCTGGTAAGGAAGTGGTTACTAAAGATGCTGGATCGGTAAACCTAAAATGGGTAAACCAACCTGATACCAATAAGATCAACAAGTTACAAATTGTTGAGTTTTTTAGAAGTAAACATAAAGTCAAAGGCGCATTGAGTGACTTTAGAATAGATGACAGAGAACT
Proteins encoded in this region:
- a CDS encoding PepSY-associated TM helix domain-containing protein, which produces MTTEKSEPQKNKITVAPGGLGKKQVKKEIGKGKAKKRLAGLSRWLHIYLSMVSFTILLFFAVSGLTLNHADWFTSGKEVVTKDAGSVNLKWVNQPDTNKINKLQIVEFFRSKHKVKGALSDFRIDDRELNLTFNGPGYLADSFIDRETGKYELTITRFGAVAVINDLHKGRDSGKAWSWIIDISAVLMTLVSISGIILICFIKKKRLSGFIIAAVGTMVCYLIYRLFVP